One window of Myripristis murdjan chromosome 8, fMyrMur1.1, whole genome shotgun sequence genomic DNA carries:
- the LOC115363493 gene encoding NLR family CARD domain-containing protein 3-like, with the protein MSEPAEDGAAEVKHHRCSPEKMQQQRPASPVPSTVSMMSDHSMAKPEDFRLQAGDPTSQQQRPASPVPSTMSMKSDHSMFRFEEFRHELQAGDQMMQQQRPASPVPSAVSMMSDHSMAKPEDFRLQAGDPTSQQQRPASPVPSTVSMKSDHSMFRFEEFRHELQAGDQTVHGESPAPPNGRSAQQHQTDLASIFMLLEQDIVGFVKKELKTLQSLLGLDQQECLERQSEDEEVLDGEEKEQRKNSREALLQIALHFLRRRKQEELADRLQSKTLAAVCQHKLKDNLKEKFQYVFEGTAKEINPTLLKEIYTELYITEGGSGEVNEEHEVRQIETASRRPVRPETSINCEDIFKPLPGRDRPIRRVMTKGVAGIGKTVLTQKFTLDWAEHKANQHVHFTFPFTFRELNFLRGQKLSLVELLHHFFTETKEAGISRFEQFQVVLIFDGLDECRLPLDFKKNKILTDVTESTSVDVLLTNLIKGKLLPSAHLWITTRPAAANQIPPECVDMVTEVRGFTDPQKEEYFRRRFRDEEQASRIISHIKTSRSLHIMCHIPVFCWITATVLEDVLKTSEGGDLPKTLTEMYIHFLVVQTKLGNVKYHGRAETDPLWTPETGEMILSLGKLAFEQLEKGKLIFYEADLAECGIDIRAASVYSGVFTQIFKEERGLHQDKVFCFVHLSIQEFLAALYVSLAFINSGVNLLSESQSPSWWFTLLRWWPKLRKSPKLKHLYESAVDKALESPNGHLDLFLRFLLGLSLETNQSLLQGLLSQTEGHSQTNHKADQYIKKKIKENPSLERSINLFHCLNELNDHSLVEEIQQYLRSGSLSTDELSPAQWSALVFILLTSGKDLDVFDLRKYSASEEALLRLLPVVEASKISLLSSCDLSERSCAALASVLSSQSSSLRELDLSDNELQDSGVKLLSAGLRSPNCRLEILRLSGCLVTEEGCASLASALSSNPSHLKELDLSYNHPGDSGVKLLSAGLKDPTCRLDKLSVAHGGAQRLKLGPRKYACELSLDPNSAHGTLAVSRDSRTMTELMQEQPRPDHPDRFDHWKQILCTEGLTGRCYWEVQLKGRVDVGVTYRGIVRRGADDDSCLGGNNKSWSLSCSWDGFSAWHDNRKTDVHAPPSSDFSRVAVYLDWPAGTLSFYSVSVSDTLNHLHTFYCKFSEPVYPGFRFRFRYRSRLPFRVSWFGSSVSLCQME; encoded by the exons ATGAGCGAGCCAGCAGAGGACGGAGCTGCTGAGGTCAAACATCACCGCTGTTCTCCTGAAAA gatgcagcagcagaggccagCCTCCCCTGTACCCAGCACCGTATCCATGATGAGTGACCACTCCATGGCCAAACCTGAGGACTTCAGACTCCAGGCTGGGGATCCAAC GTCGCAGCAGCAGAGGCCAGCCTCCCCTGTACCCAGCACcatgtccatgaagagtgaccacTCCATGTTCAGATTTGAGGAATTCAGACATGAACTCCAGGCTGGGGATCAAAT gatgcagcagcagaggccagCCTCCCCTGTACCCAGCGCCGTGTCCATGATGAGTGACCACTCCATGGCCAAACCTGAGGACTTCAGACTCCAGGCTGGGGATCCAAC gTCGCAGCAGCAGAGGCCAGCCTCCCCTGTACCCAGCAccgtgtccatgaagagtgaccacTCCATGTTCAGATTTGAGGAATTCAGACATGAACTCCAGGCTGGGGATCAAAC AGTCCATGGGGAGAGTCCAGCGCCTCCCAATGGTCGGTCTGCACAGCAGCACCAAACAGActtggcctccatatttatg CTGCTTGAACAGGACATCGTTGgttttgtgaagaaggagctgaagaCGCTTCAGAGTCTTCTGGGACTGGATCAGCAGGAATGCTTGGAGAGGCAGAGTGaagatgaggaggtgttggacggcgaggagaaagagcagaggaagaacaGCCGAGAGGCTCTTCTGCAGATTGcgctgcacttcctgaggaggaggaagcaggaggagctggctgaccgcctgcagagca AAACACTTGCTGCAGTTTGCCAGCATAAACTGAAAGACAATCTGAAGGAGAAGTTTCAGTATGTATTTGAGGGGACTGCTAAAGAAataaacccaacacttctgaaggagatctacacagagctgtacatcacagagggagggagtggagaggtcaatgaggaacatgaggtcagacagattgaaacagcatccaggagaCCAGTGAGACCAGAAACATCAATCAactgtgaggacatctttaaacctttacctggaagagatcgaCCGATCAGAagagtgatgacaaagggagtggctggcattgggaaaacagtcttaacacagaagttcactctggactgggctgaacacaaagccaaccagcatgtccacttcacatttccattcactttcagagagctgaatttCCTAAGAGGgcaaaagttgagcttggtggaacttcttcatcacttctttactgagaccaaagaagcaggaatcagcaggtttgagcagttccaggttgtgttgatctttgatggtctggatgagtgtcgacttcctctggacttcaagaagaacaagatcctgactgatgttacagagtccacctcagtggacgttctgctgacaaacctcatcaaggggaaactgcttccctctgctcacctctggataaccacacgacccgcagcagccaatcagatcccacCTGAGTGcgttgacatggtgacagaggttagaggcttcactgacccacagaaggaggaatacttcaggaggagattcagagatgaggagcaggccagcagaatcatctcccacatcaagacgtcccgaagcctccacatcatgtgccacatcccagtcttctgctggatcactgctacagttctggaggacgtgttgaaaaccagtgagggaggagacctgcccaagaccctgactgagatgtacatccacttcctggtggttcagacCAAACTGGGGAatgtcaagtatcatgggagagctgagacagatccactctggactccagagaccggggagatgatcctgtctctgggaaaactggcttttgagcagctggagaaaggcaagctgatcttctatgaagcagacctggcagagtgtggcattgatatcagagcagcctcagtgtactcaggagtgttcacacagatctttaaagaggagcgtgggctgcaccaggacaaggtattctgcttcgtccatctgagcattcaggagtttctagctgctctttatgtctctcTGGccttcatcaactctggagtcaatctgctgtcagaatcACAATCACCATCTTGGTGGTTCACACTATTAAGATGGTGGCCTAAACTAAGAAAAAGTCCTAAACTAAAACACCTCTAtgagagtgctgtggacaaggccttagaaagtccaaatggacacctggacttgtttctgcgcttcctcctgggtctttcactagAGACCAATCAGAGTCTTCTGCAAGGCCTGCTGTCACAGACAGAAGGTCActcacagaccaatcacaaAGCAGATCAGTACATCAAAAAGAAGATCAAGGAGAATCCCTCCctagagagaagcatcaacctgttccactgtctgaatgagctgaatgaccattctctagtggaggagatccaacagtacctgagatcaggaagTCTCTCCACAGATGAACtttcccctgctcagtggtcagctctggtcttcatcttactgacGTCAGGCAAAGATCTGGACGTGTTTGACCTGaggaaatactctgcttcagaggaggctcttctgaggctgctgcctgTGGTTGAAGCCTCCAAAATATCTCT GTTGAGCAGCTGTgacctgtcagagagaagctgtgcagctctggcctcagttctcagctcccagtcctccagtctgagagagctggacctgagcgaCAACGAGCTGCaggactcaggagtgaagctgctctctgctggactgaggagtccaaactgtagactgGAGATTCTTcg gctgtcaggctgtctggtcacagaggaaggctgtgcttctctggcctcagctctgagctccaacccctcccatctgaaagagctggacctgagctacaatcatccaggagactcaggagtgaagctgctctctgctggactgaagGATCCAACCTGCAGACTGGACAAGCTCAG CGTGGCCCACGGTGGAGCACAGAGATTGAAACTCGGTCCGAGAAAGT ACGCCTGTGAGCTCTCGCTGGACCCAAACTCGGCTCACGGGACCCTCGCTGTGTCCCGGGACAGCAGGACGATGACGGAGCTGATGCAGGAGCAGCCGCGGCCGGACCACCCGGACAGGTTTGACCACTGGAAGCAGATCCTGTGCACCGAAGGTCTGAccggtcgctgctactgggaggtccagttgAAAGGCAGAGTTGATGTGGGAGTGACGTACAGAGGAATCGTCAGGAGAGGAGCGGACGATGACTCCTGCCTCGGAGGAAACAACAAGTCGTGGAGTCTGTCCTGCTCGTGGGACGGTTTCTCCGCCTGGCAcgacaacagaaaaacagacgtGCACGCCCCGCCCTCCTCCGACTTCAGCAGAGTGGcggtgtatctggactggcccgCCGGCAcgctgtccttctacagcgtctccgtCTCCGACACGCTGaaccacctccacaccttctaCTGCAAATTCTCCGAACCCGTCTACCCCGgcttcaggttcaggttcaggtacAGGAGCAGGCTTCCCTTTAGAGTCAGCTGGTTCGGTTCCTCGGTGTCCCTGTGCCAGATGGAGTAG